Proteins from one Monodelphis domestica isolate mMonDom1 chromosome 6, mMonDom1.pri, whole genome shotgun sequence genomic window:
- the LOC100619499 gene encoding olfactory receptor 8K3-like, whose amino-acid sequence MDRGNETTVIQMTEFILVGLTDKSELQAPLFLLFLLIYTVTVVGNLGMIILTKIDSHLQTPMYFFLRHLALTDLGYSTAIGPKMLVNFVVEKNIISYNWCATQLFVFMTFMISEFFILSAMAYDRYVAICKPLLYMVIMSDIVCLALVAIPYIYSIFVSLLIVVKIFTLSFCDSNVIKHFYCDTLPLLSLLCSDTQEIELIVFIFCALNLLSSLMIVLISYMLILVAILRMNSAAGRHKAFSTCGSHLTVVVVFYGTLLFMYLQPQSSHSFETDQMASVFYTLVIPMLNPLIYSLRNKEVKNALKRTIENQCKFIL is encoded by the coding sequence ATGGACAGAGGGAACGAAACCACAGTCATCCAGATGACTGAATTTATTCTTGTGGGGCTCACAGACAAGTCAGAACTACAAGCCCCACTCTTTCTGTTGTTCCTCCTCATCTACACTGTGACTGTGGTGGGAAACTTGGGCATGATCATCCTAACCAAGATTGATTCCCATCTGCAAACTCCCATGTACTTTTTCCTCAGGCACCTGGCACTTACCGATCTTGGTTATTCCACCGCTATTGGTCCAAAAATGTTGGTCAATTTCGtagtagaaaaaaatatcatctcCTACAACTGGTGTGCAACCCAGCTCTTTGTCTTTATGACATTCATGATCAGTGAATTTTTCATTCTGTCTGCCATGGCATATGACCGCTATGTAGCTATCTGTAAGCCCCTACTCTATATGGTCATTATGTCAGATATTGTGTGTTTGGCCTTGGTGGCCATCCCTTACATTTATAGCATCTTTGTGTCATTGCTCATCGTAgttaaaatttttactttatcCTTTTGTGATTCAAATGTAATCAAGCATTTCTACTGTGACACTCTTCCCCTATTGTCCCTTCTATGCTCGGACACACAAGAAATAgaattaattgtatttattttttgtgctTTAAATTTGCTTTCCTCTCTCATGATTGTTCTCATCTCCTACATGCTCATCCTTGTGGCCATCCTCAGGATGAATTCTGCTGCGGGCAGGCACAAAGCTTTTTCCACCTGTGGCTCCCATCTCACTGTTGTGGTTGTGTTCTATGGGACTCTTCTCTTTATGTACTTGCAGCCACAATCCAGCCACTCCTTTGAAACGGACCAAATGGCTTCTGTGTTTTATACCTTGGTCATTCCTATGCTTAACCCTTTGATCTACAGCttgaggaacaaagaggtgaaaaaTGCCCTTAAAAGAACCATAGAAAATCAATGCAAATTCATTCTGTAA
- the LOC100023288 gene encoding olfactory receptor 8K3-like — MDKWNETKWTQVTEFILRDITDLPELQIPLFILFLIIYTITALGNLGLIILTKIDSHLKTPMYFFLRNLAFIDLGYSTAIGPKMLGNFVVERNTISYVGCATQVVLFITFIISELFMLSVMAYDRYVAICNPLLYMVVMSDRLCCLLVAIPYLYSSSVALVITIKIFNSSSWKSNVISHFYCDSISLLSILWNDAKDLELMILSISVFNLISSLPAILLSYALILVAILRMNSAEGRRKAFSTCGSHLTVVVVFYATLTFMYLQPKSSHSFDTDKMASVFYTLVIPMLNPLIYSLRNKEVKGALKKALENRFKCVL, encoded by the coding sequence ATGGATAAGTGGAATGAAACTAAATGGACTCAAGTAACTGAATTCATTCTCAGGGACATCACAGATCTTCCTGAACTGCAGATtcccctctttattttatttctcatcaTCTACACAATCACAGCTCTGGGTAATCTGGGCCTGATTATCTTGACCAAGATTGATTCTCATCTGAAAACTCCTATGTACTTTTTCCTCAGGAATCTGGCATTTATTGATCTTGGGTACTCCACTGCTATTGGACCAAAAATGTTGGGTAATTTTGTAGTAGAGAGAAATACAATCTCCTATGTTGGCTGTGCAACCCAGGTAGTTCTCTTTATAACATTCATTATAAGTGAACTTTTTATGCTTTCTGTGATGGCTTATGACCGCTACGTAGCCATCTGTAACCCTCTGCTCTACATGGTCGTCATGTCAGACAGATTGTGCTGTCTTTTGGTGGCCATCCCATATCTCTACAGTTCCTCTGTAGCACTGGTGATCACAATTAAGATTTTTAATTCGTCTTCTTGGAAATCTAATGTCATTAGTCATTTCTACTGTGATAGTATCTCCCTATTAAGTATTTTATGGAATGATGCAAAAGATTTGGAATTAATGATTCTTAGCATTTCTGTGTTTAATTTAATCTCCTCACTGCCAGCTATTCTTCTTTCATATGCTCTCATTCTTGTGGCCATTCTCAGGATGAACTCTGCTGAAGGCAGACGCAAAGCTTTCTCTACCTGTGGCTCCCATCTCACAGTGGTGGTTGTATTCTATGCAACACTAACTTTTATGTACTTGCAGCCCAAGTCTAGTCACTCTTTTGACACAGATAAGATGGCTTCTGTCTTTTATACTCTAGTCATTCCCATGCTCAACCCTTTGATTTATAGCTTGAGAAATAAGGAGGTAAAGGGGGCCTTGAAGAAAGCTCTAGAAAATCGATTCAAATGTGTTCTTTAA